One genomic region from Curtobacterium sp. 9128 encodes:
- a CDS encoding spore photoproduct lyase family protein produces the protein MTAPRARPLLDVRRIYAEPAALELPRGVEVVGRWPDAEIVPVASHWNIPEVHGDERNVQRWVRIKTEALVLGVKKSLVTRPNGRSADFIAPSTANGCAMACSYCYVPRRKGYSNPVTVFANIEQITKHVARHVHKQGSKTEPNQCDADAWVYDIGENSDCSVDALIGDNVRDLCDLFRMTPTAKASFATKYVNRELLDWDPMGRTRIRFSLMPHDTAKLVDIRTSPVSERIRAVDDFVEAGYEVHLNFSPIIVTPTWEQDWAALLREVDDVLSPRAKEQLAAEVIFLTHNEQLHEVNLGWHPKGEELLWRPDLQESKVSQNGAVNVRYRSGTKAQLVERFRELVAEHLPSCRIRYAF, from the coding sequence ATGACCGCTCCCCGTGCACGCCCGCTGCTCGACGTCCGACGGATCTACGCCGAGCCCGCTGCCCTCGAACTGCCCCGTGGCGTCGAGGTCGTCGGCCGCTGGCCCGATGCCGAGATCGTCCCGGTTGCATCGCACTGGAACATCCCCGAGGTACACGGCGACGAACGCAACGTCCAGCGCTGGGTGCGCATCAAGACCGAGGCGCTCGTGCTCGGCGTGAAGAAGTCGCTCGTCACCCGTCCGAACGGGCGCTCCGCGGACTTCATCGCCCCGTCGACGGCGAACGGCTGCGCGATGGCGTGCTCGTACTGCTACGTCCCGCGGCGCAAGGGGTACAGCAACCCGGTCACCGTCTTCGCGAACATCGAGCAGATCACGAAGCACGTCGCGCGGCACGTCCACAAGCAGGGGTCCAAAACCGAGCCGAACCAGTGCGACGCCGACGCGTGGGTCTACGACATCGGTGAGAACAGCGACTGTTCCGTCGACGCCCTGATCGGCGACAACGTGCGGGACCTCTGCGACCTGTTCCGGATGACACCGACGGCGAAGGCGTCCTTCGCGACGAAGTACGTGAACCGCGAGCTGCTCGACTGGGACCCGATGGGGCGCACCCGGATCCGGTTCTCGCTCATGCCGCACGACACCGCGAAGCTCGTGGACATCCGCACGTCGCCGGTGTCCGAACGGATCCGCGCGGTCGACGACTTCGTCGAGGCCGGGTACGAGGTCCACCTCAACTTCTCGCCGATCATCGTCACCCCGACGTGGGAGCAGGACTGGGCGGCACTCCTGCGCGAGGTCGACGACGTCCTGTCCCCGCGGGCCAAGGAGCAGCTCGCGGCCGAGGTGATCTTCCTGACCCACAACGAGCAGCTCCACGAGGTCAACCTCGGGTGGCACCCCAAGGGCGAGGAACTCTTGTGGCGCCCGGACCTGCAGGAGTCCAAGGTGTCGCAGAACGGTGCCGTGAACGTCCGCTACCGGTCCGGCACGAAGGCGCAGCTCGTCGAGCGCTTCCGGGAACTCGTCGCCGAGCACCTGCCGTCGTGCCGGATCCGGTACGCGTTCTGA
- a CDS encoding biopolymer transporter Tol, translating to MSEPDEHFFVVDGRRWRRTDPALPEDVAAALRSHLGRGRNAVKQAKRSGDDDALAAARHRNGIAKHGLGERGPEWWERQEADRIADAERALAELDRTQP from the coding sequence ATGAGCGAACCCGACGAGCACTTCTTCGTCGTCGACGGCCGACGCTGGCGCCGGACGGACCCGGCACTTCCCGAGGACGTCGCGGCGGCGCTCCGCTCCCACCTGGGTCGTGGACGGAACGCCGTCAAGCAGGCGAAGCGGTCCGGTGACGACGACGCGCTCGCAGCCGCCCGGCACCGGAACGGCATCGCCAAGCACGGCCTCGGTGAGCGCGGGCCGGAGTGGTGGGAGCGCCAGGAGGCCGACCGGATCGCGGACGCCGAGCGGGCGCTCGCCGAACTCGACCGTACGCAGCCGTGA
- a CDS encoding beta-galactosidase family protein, which translates to MRFAIGDTDFLLDGEPHRVLSGAIHYFRVHPDLWADRIHKARLMGLNTIETYVAWNAHAPSPGVFDLTGGLDLGRFLDLVAAEGMHAIVRPGPYICAEWTNGGLPYWLFTDGTVGVRRDEPQFLAAVQDYLEALAPVLVPRQIDHGGPIVLVQVENEYGAYGSDPVYLTKLEQMHRDIGLTVPFTSVDQPMGTMLEDGSLPSLHKTGSFGSRSASRLERLRQAQPTGPLMCSEFWDGWFDSWGEHHHTTSAAASAEDLDVLLAAGGSVNIYMFHGGTNFGFTNGANDKGVYRPIATSYDYDAPLDEAGRPTSKFHAFRAVIERYAPVPELPEWMQPGGSGLEARRTPATDVAVRLDRSTAMGTLLPHLASWTTHDTPPTFDALGAASGFVLYRTEVDLPAGGVLTVGEEVRDRVLVSIAGRPVGVLEREHHDRAIALPPGTGTLELLVEDQGRVDYGPRIGEPKGLIGGVRIDGALLERWTASPLALDPLPDAALEALRESAPTDDPHVLAGPVFALGTFDLADAGDRYLSLPGFRKGVAWVNGFCLGRYWSRGPQHTLAVPGPVLRAGRNEVVVFELHAAASRSVCLRVEPDLGHTEA; encoded by the coding sequence ATGCGCTTCGCCATCGGCGACACCGACTTCCTGCTCGACGGCGAGCCGCACCGGGTCCTCTCCGGCGCGATCCACTACTTCCGCGTGCACCCCGACCTGTGGGCGGACCGGATCCACAAGGCCAGGCTGATGGGCCTCAACACCATCGAGACCTACGTCGCCTGGAACGCGCACGCACCGTCACCAGGCGTCTTCGACCTGACCGGCGGCCTCGACCTCGGCCGGTTCCTCGACCTCGTCGCCGCCGAGGGCATGCACGCCATCGTCCGCCCCGGCCCGTACATCTGCGCCGAGTGGACCAACGGCGGCCTGCCGTACTGGCTGTTCACCGACGGCACCGTCGGAGTCCGCCGTGACGAGCCGCAGTTCCTCGCGGCGGTGCAGGACTACCTCGAAGCCCTCGCTCCGGTGCTCGTGCCCCGCCAGATCGACCACGGCGGGCCGATCGTGCTCGTGCAGGTCGAGAACGAGTACGGCGCGTACGGGTCCGACCCTGTCTACCTGACGAAGCTCGAGCAGATGCACCGCGACATCGGGCTCACCGTCCCGTTCACGAGCGTCGACCAGCCGATGGGCACCATGCTCGAGGACGGGTCGCTGCCGTCGCTGCACAAGACCGGCTCGTTCGGGTCCCGCTCGGCGTCGCGCCTGGAACGGCTCCGGCAGGCCCAGCCGACCGGGCCGCTGATGTGCTCCGAGTTCTGGGACGGCTGGTTCGACAGCTGGGGCGAGCACCACCACACGACCTCCGCCGCCGCGAGCGCCGAGGACCTCGACGTGCTCCTCGCCGCCGGCGGATCGGTGAACATCTACATGTTCCACGGCGGCACGAACTTCGGCTTCACGAACGGCGCGAACGACAAGGGCGTGTACCGGCCGATCGCGACGTCCTACGACTACGACGCCCCGCTCGACGAGGCCGGACGCCCGACGTCGAAGTTCCACGCCTTCCGCGCGGTCATCGAGCGCTACGCGCCCGTCCCGGAGCTGCCGGAGTGGATGCAGCCGGGGGGATCCGGCCTGGAGGCTCGGCGCACCCCCGCCACGGACGTCGCCGTCCGACTCGATCGGTCCACCGCCATGGGGACGCTGCTGCCGCACCTCGCGTCGTGGACGACGCACGACACCCCTCCCACGTTCGACGCACTCGGTGCCGCCTCGGGCTTCGTGCTGTACCGGACCGAGGTCGACCTGCCAGCCGGCGGTGTGCTCACCGTCGGGGAGGAGGTGCGCGACCGCGTCCTCGTGAGCATCGCCGGTCGTCCGGTCGGTGTCCTGGAACGCGAGCACCACGACCGCGCCATCGCGCTGCCGCCGGGTACCGGGACGCTCGAGCTCCTCGTCGAGGACCAGGGCCGGGTCGACTACGGGCCGCGGATCGGCGAGCCGAAGGGCCTGATCGGGGGTGTGCGCATCGACGGTGCCCTCCTGGAACGCTGGACGGCGTCACCGCTCGCGCTCGACCCGCTGCCGGACGCCGCGCTCGAGGCGCTGCGTGAGAGCGCGCCGACGGACGACCCGCACGTGCTCGCCGGGCCGGTGTTCGCGCTCGGGACGTTCGACCTCGCCGACGCGGGGGACCGGTACCTGTCGCTCCCCGGGTTCCGGAAGGGCGTGGCGTGGGTGAACGGGTTCTGCCTCGGCCGGTACTGGTCCCGCGGTCCGCAGCACACGCTCGCCGTGCCAGGACCCGTGCTGCGTGCCGGGCGGAACGAGGTCGTCGTGTTCGAACTGCACGCGGCCGCGTCGCGCTCGGTCTGCCTGCGCGTCGAGCCGGATCTCGGCCACACCGAGGCCTGA
- a CDS encoding sugar ABC transporter substrate-binding protein, with translation MHKRLRRGLSALAIGVTAAIAMTACASGGSSSGGSSDDISKALEKGGTLTYWSWTPSAEAQVAAFEKAYPKVKVKLVNAGTGNDQYTKLQNTIKAGSGAPDVAQVEYFALPQFALSDSLVDLKSYGFDSLESKYGAGTWQSVDLDGKIYGLPQDSGPMAMFYNKKTFDEAGITTPPKTWDEYVADAEKIHASNPNAYIAADSGDAGFTTSMIWQAGGRPFEVKGTDVTVNLQDEGTKKWTSTWNQLVEKGLLSQTPGWTDDWYKQLGNGEIATMVTGAWMPGVLESSVKDGSGNWRVAPIPTYDGSSDVTSNNGGSAEVVMKQSKNPALAAGFLKWLNSSQDSIDVFLKSGGFPSTKAQLSSSSFTAEKPEYFGGEAINETLSKASSDVAEGWQYLPFQVYANSVYADTVGQAYQNKTDLNAGLEAWQKAIVKYGNEQGFTVTSK, from the coding sequence ATGCACAAGCGTCTCCGGCGCGGGCTCAGCGCCCTCGCGATCGGTGTCACCGCGGCCATCGCCATGACGGCATGCGCCTCCGGCGGCTCGTCGTCCGGCGGCTCGTCCGACGACATCTCCAAGGCCCTCGAGAAGGGCGGAACACTCACCTACTGGTCGTGGACCCCGTCCGCCGAGGCCCAGGTCGCCGCGTTCGAGAAGGCGTACCCGAAGGTCAAGGTCAAGCTCGTCAACGCCGGTACCGGCAACGACCAGTACACGAAGCTCCAGAACACGATCAAGGCCGGCTCCGGCGCTCCCGACGTCGCGCAGGTCGAGTACTTCGCCCTCCCGCAGTTCGCACTGAGCGACTCGCTCGTCGACCTGAAGTCCTACGGCTTCGACTCGCTCGAGAGCAAGTACGGCGCCGGTACTTGGCAGTCGGTCGACCTCGACGGCAAGATCTACGGCCTGCCGCAGGACTCCGGCCCCATGGCGATGTTCTACAACAAGAAGACCTTCGACGAGGCCGGCATCACCACGCCGCCGAAGACCTGGGACGAGTACGTCGCGGACGCCGAGAAGATCCACGCGTCGAACCCGAACGCCTACATCGCCGCGGACAGCGGAGACGCCGGCTTCACCACGTCGATGATCTGGCAGGCCGGTGGTCGTCCGTTCGAGGTCAAGGGCACCGACGTCACGGTGAACCTGCAGGACGAGGGCACCAAGAAGTGGACCTCCACCTGGAACCAGCTCGTCGAGAAGGGCCTGCTGTCGCAGACGCCCGGCTGGACCGACGACTGGTACAAGCAGCTCGGCAACGGTGAGATCGCGACGATGGTCACGGGCGCCTGGATGCCCGGCGTGCTGGAGTCGAGCGTCAAGGACGGCAGCGGCAACTGGCGTGTCGCCCCGATCCCGACCTACGACGGCTCGTCCGACGTCACCTCGAACAACGGTGGATCCGCCGAGGTCGTCATGAAGCAGTCGAAGAACCCGGCGCTCGCCGCCGGCTTCCTGAAGTGGCTGAACTCCTCGCAGGACTCGATCGACGTGTTCCTCAAGTCCGGCGGGTTCCCGTCCACCAAGGCGCAGCTCAGCTCGTCGTCCTTCACGGCCGAGAAGCCGGAGTACTTCGGCGGCGAGGCGATCAACGAGACCCTGTCGAAGGCGTCCTCCGACGTCGCCGAGGGCTGGCAGTACCTGCCGTTCCAGGTCTACGCGAACAGCGTCTACGCGGACACGGTGGGTCAGGCGTACCAGAACAAGACGGACCTGAACGCCGGGCTCGAGGCATGGCAGAAGGCCATCGTGAAGTACGGCAACGAGCAGGGCTTCACGGTCACCAGCAAGTAG
- a CDS encoding carbohydrate ABC transporter permease, which translates to MVVITVYSLLPLFYLVVNATKSQADLLSTFGLWFGPDFSLFQNIGETLTYDNGIYLQWLGNTVLYVVVGAGGATLLATVAGYGMAKFRFPGRRAVFAIVLGAIAIPGTALAVPTFLLFSAVGLTNTPWAIILPSLISPFGMYLIWTYAVDAVPTEVIEAARMDGAGEFRIFFTIALRLLAPGVVTVLLFAVVATWNNYFLPLIMLSDPRLYPLTVGLNQWSAQAVGVSAHPIYNLVVTGSLLTIIPIVIAFLFLQRSWQSGLAAGSVKA; encoded by the coding sequence ATGGTCGTCATCACCGTCTACTCGCTGCTGCCGCTGTTCTACCTCGTGGTGAACGCGACGAAGTCGCAGGCCGACCTGCTCTCGACGTTCGGCCTGTGGTTCGGCCCGGACTTCTCGCTCTTCCAGAACATCGGCGAGACGCTCACCTACGACAACGGCATCTACCTGCAGTGGCTCGGCAACACCGTGCTGTACGTCGTCGTCGGAGCCGGCGGCGCGACCCTGCTCGCGACCGTCGCGGGCTACGGCATGGCGAAGTTCCGGTTCCCCGGACGCCGCGCGGTCTTCGCGATCGTGCTCGGGGCCATCGCGATCCCCGGCACCGCCCTCGCTGTCCCGACGTTCCTGCTCTTCTCGGCCGTCGGCCTGACGAACACCCCGTGGGCGATCATCCTGCCCTCGCTCATCAGTCCGTTCGGCATGTACCTCATCTGGACCTACGCGGTCGACGCGGTCCCGACCGAGGTCATCGAGGCAGCTCGGATGGACGGTGCCGGCGAGTTCCGGATCTTCTTCACCATCGCCCTGCGACTCCTCGCACCCGGTGTCGTGACGGTCCTGCTGTTCGCCGTCGTCGCGACCTGGAACAACTACTTCCTGCCCCTGATCATGCTCAGCGACCCGAGGCTCTACCCGCTCACCGTCGGCCTGAACCAGTGGAGCGCCCAGGCCGTCGGGGTCTCCGCGCACCCGATCTACAACCTCGTCGTCACCGGATCGCTGCTCACGATCATCCCGATCGTGATCGCGTTCCTCTTCCTCCAGCGCTCCTGGCAGTCCGGCCTCGCGGCCGGGTCCGTCAAGGCGTGA
- a CDS encoding sugar ABC transporter permease — MTTLEQARSAARSGPRRQRARWTGWMFVGPFVVVLTAMLIVPIGYALWLSLFRDQLVGGNQFVGLANYLQLLQDAKFWTGFGRVALFLVVQVPIMLFVALVAALALDSARLWASSFFRIAIFLPYAVPGVVAALIWGFIYGNQFGLTGSINSALGIDLLQPFSPDWVLASIGNIVTWEFVGYNMLIFYAALRVVPTDLYEAAEIDGAGPFRTVWSIKIPALRGSIVIATIFSIIGSFQLFNEPNLLKTLAPNVIGSAFTPNMYAYSLSFSGQQFNYSATVAIVMGVITAVIAYVVQVRGTRAENR, encoded by the coding sequence ATGACAACGCTCGAGCAGGCCAGGTCGGCCGCCCGGTCCGGGCCACGTCGGCAGCGCGCCCGGTGGACCGGCTGGATGTTCGTCGGGCCGTTCGTGGTCGTGCTGACCGCGATGCTCATCGTGCCGATCGGCTACGCGCTCTGGCTCAGCCTCTTCCGTGACCAGCTCGTCGGTGGCAACCAGTTCGTCGGTCTGGCGAACTACCTGCAGCTGCTCCAGGACGCCAAGTTCTGGACCGGCTTCGGCCGGGTCGCACTGTTCCTCGTCGTGCAGGTCCCGATCATGCTGTTCGTGGCGCTCGTCGCCGCGCTCGCACTCGACAGTGCGCGGCTCTGGGCATCGTCGTTCTTCCGCATCGCGATCTTCCTGCCGTACGCGGTCCCCGGTGTCGTCGCCGCACTCATCTGGGGCTTCATCTACGGCAACCAGTTCGGTCTGACCGGGTCGATCAACAGTGCGCTCGGCATCGACCTGCTCCAGCCGTTCAGCCCCGACTGGGTCCTGGCGTCGATCGGCAACATCGTCACGTGGGAGTTCGTCGGCTACAACATGCTGATCTTCTACGCCGCACTCCGCGTGGTCCCGACCGACCTGTACGAAGCCGCCGAGATCGACGGCGCCGGCCCGTTCCGCACCGTCTGGTCCATCAAGATCCCGGCGCTCCGCGGATCCATCGTCATCGCCACGATCTTCTCGATCATCGGCAGCTTCCAGCTCTTCAACGAGCCGAACCTCCTGAAGACCCTCGCCCCGAACGTCATCGGCAGCGCCTTCACCCCGAACATGTACGCCTACTCGCTGTCCTTCAGCGGCCAGCAGTTCAACTACTCCGCCACCGTCGCCATCGTCATGGGCGTCATCACCGCCGTGATCGCCTACGTCGTGCAGGTCCGCGGAACCCGAGCGGAGAACCGATGA
- a CDS encoding LacI family DNA-binding transcriptional regulator, with translation MTTAPPAGGRAPSMAAVADAAGVSMQTVSRVARGFDNVSPETRDRVQQAMTSLGYRPNRAARALRSGHFRTIGVIMFTLASFGNMRTLEAIADAAGAADFTITLLPMASRTKDGVRSAFSRLQEQAVDGVVIIIESHVMDTAEVVLPDGVPVVVIDSTGTTDHPAIDTDQAQGARLATQHLLDLGHETVWHVAGPAMSYSAGGRRAAWEATLTDAGRTVPPVFEGDWGSTSGYRAGLEIARRPEITAVFAANDQTALGILRACHEVGRSVPESLSVVGFDDSPESDSFWPPLTTVHQSFDEVGRRAVSTLLGQIAGTAAVAATDLVPVYLVERASTAAPPS, from the coding sequence ATGACGACCGCCCCACCGGCCGGAGGACGAGCGCCCTCGATGGCCGCGGTCGCCGATGCGGCCGGCGTCTCGATGCAGACGGTGTCCCGCGTCGCCAGGGGCTTCGACAACGTCAGCCCCGAGACCCGCGATCGCGTCCAGCAGGCGATGACGTCACTCGGGTACCGCCCGAACCGAGCGGCTCGTGCCCTGCGCTCCGGGCACTTCCGCACCATCGGCGTGATCATGTTCACACTCGCGTCGTTCGGGAACATGCGCACGCTCGAGGCGATCGCCGACGCCGCCGGTGCCGCCGACTTCACGATCACGCTGCTCCCGATGGCGTCGCGCACGAAGGACGGCGTCCGCTCGGCGTTCTCGCGGCTGCAGGAGCAGGCGGTCGACGGCGTGGTGATCATCATCGAGTCGCACGTGATGGACACCGCAGAGGTCGTCCTGCCCGACGGTGTGCCCGTCGTGGTCATCGACTCGACCGGCACCACCGACCACCCGGCGATCGACACCGACCAGGCACAGGGCGCCCGGTTGGCGACGCAGCACCTGCTCGACCTCGGACACGAGACGGTCTGGCACGTGGCCGGCCCCGCGATGTCCTACTCCGCTGGAGGCCGTCGGGCCGCGTGGGAAGCGACGCTCACCGACGCCGGGCGGACCGTCCCGCCCGTGTTCGAGGGCGACTGGGGCTCGACCTCCGGATACCGCGCCGGGCTCGAGATCGCCCGTCGCCCCGAGATCACCGCGGTGTTCGCGGCGAACGACCAGACCGCCCTCGGCATCCTCCGCGCATGCCACGAGGTCGGTCGCTCAGTGCCGGAGTCGCTCAGTGTCGTCGGCTTCGACGACTCGCCGGAGTCCGACTCGTTCTGGCCGCCGCTCACCACGGTGCACCAGTCCTTCGACGAGGTCGGCCGACGCGCGGTCAGCACGCTCCTCGGACAGATCGCAGGGACGGCGGCGGTCGCGGCGACCGATCTCGTACCGGTGTACCTCGTCGAACGCGCGAGCACGGCGGCCCCGCCGTCCTGA
- a CDS encoding alpha-N-arabinofuranosidase, with translation MPRTHLVLDSAFTVGPVRRRLFGGFVEHLGRHVYDGIHEPAHGSADEHGFRKDVIELVKELGVTTIRYPGGNFVSGYKWEDGVGPVDERPRRLDLAWHSTETNEVGLHEFQQWLDSVGSEMMLAVNLGTRGTEAAIELLEYANIPGGTARSEERKRNGREEPFGVTMWCLGNEMDGPWQLGHKNADDYGKLAAMTAKGMRQIQPDLELVICGSSGASMPTFGEWERTVLEHAYDDVDYISAHAYYEEGDDLATFLASGVNMDRFIDTVTTAADHVKAHKKSDKRIDISFDEWNVWSISKWNEQQKEFTLDEWPVAPRLLEDIYTVADAVVVGGLLISLLRHADRVASASIAQLVNVIGPIMTEPGGEAWRQTTFFPFSVTSRLAHGTSLQVIASGDTVDGGTYGEVPVVDSAATIEDGKAAVFLVNRHPSESTTVTIDLSGLSVEGDVHAEGVWDDDLHAVNDLANTSRVGLRTNETARREGDTVTIELPPVSWTALSIG, from the coding sequence ATGCCCCGCACACACCTCGTCCTCGACTCCGCGTTCACGGTGGGGCCCGTGCGCCGCCGGCTGTTCGGTGGCTTCGTCGAGCACCTCGGCCGCCACGTCTACGACGGCATCCACGAACCCGCGCACGGGAGCGCCGACGAGCACGGCTTCCGCAAGGACGTCATCGAGCTCGTCAAGGAGCTCGGCGTTACCACGATCCGCTACCCCGGCGGCAACTTCGTCTCCGGCTACAAGTGGGAGGACGGCGTCGGCCCGGTCGACGAGCGCCCCCGTCGCCTCGACCTCGCCTGGCACTCCACCGAGACGAACGAGGTGGGCCTGCACGAGTTCCAGCAGTGGCTCGACTCGGTCGGCTCCGAGATGATGCTCGCCGTCAACCTCGGCACCCGCGGCACCGAGGCGGCCATCGAGCTGCTCGAGTACGCGAACATCCCCGGCGGGACCGCCCGTTCCGAGGAGCGCAAGCGCAACGGCCGCGAGGAACCGTTCGGCGTCACGATGTGGTGCCTCGGCAACGAGATGGACGGGCCCTGGCAGCTCGGCCACAAGAACGCCGACGACTACGGCAAGCTCGCAGCGATGACGGCGAAGGGCATGCGCCAGATCCAGCCGGACCTCGAGCTCGTCATCTGCGGGTCGTCCGGTGCGTCGATGCCGACGTTCGGGGAGTGGGAGCGCACCGTCCTCGAGCACGCCTACGACGACGTCGACTACATCTCCGCGCACGCCTACTACGAAGAGGGCGACGACCTCGCCACCTTCCTGGCGTCGGGCGTCAACATGGACCGCTTCATCGACACGGTCACCACCGCGGCCGACCACGTCAAGGCGCACAAGAAGTCCGACAAGCGCATCGACATCTCGTTCGACGAGTGGAACGTCTGGTCGATCTCGAAGTGGAACGAGCAGCAGAAGGAGTTCACCCTCGACGAGTGGCCGGTCGCACCGCGCCTGCTCGAGGACATCTACACCGTCGCCGATGCCGTCGTGGTCGGTGGCCTGCTCATCTCGCTGCTGCGCCACGCCGACCGTGTCGCATCGGCGTCGATCGCACAGCTCGTCAACGTGATCGGCCCGATCATGACCGAGCCCGGTGGCGAGGCCTGGCGCCAGACCACCTTCTTCCCGTTCTCGGTGACGTCGCGGCTCGCTCACGGCACCTCGCTGCAGGTCATCGCGTCCGGTGACACGGTCGACGGCGGCACGTACGGCGAGGTCCCGGTCGTGGACTCCGCCGCCACGATCGAGGACGGCAAGGCCGCGGTGTTCCTGGTCAACCGTCACCCCTCCGAGAGCACGACGGTCACGATCGACCTGTCGGGGCTGTCCGTCGAGGGCGACGTGCACGCCGAGGGCGTCTGGGACGACGACCTGCACGCGGTCAACGACCTGGCGAACACGTCGCGCGTCGGGCTCCGCACGAACGAGACGGCTCGCCGCGAGGGTGACACCGTCACGATCGAGCTCCCCCCGGTGAGCTGGACGGCGCTCTCGATCGGGTAG
- a CDS encoding extracellular solute-binding protein, giving the protein MPNRPVPPVPQLRGGAFTRRSLLAAGAAAATVLPLAACSSPIAAGLAGSALNPETLVFWNLFGGGDGARMQEMERGYAKQHGGSSSLQATTFAWGNPYYSKVTLATVGNKPPDVAISHLTRAKPLWDGDLLDPITSDDLAGVGLAASDFNQKAWTAQKTDGKNICVPLDTHPFVLFYNVDVCQKAGLLDGDGKLKDLTGLEAFESALAAVAKVTGGTALNVANVSEIATPWRFFWTMYNQIEGATPFISDGGAKLTVNEDAYTKVTEMTQKWVKNGWLNKGLDYATAQTLMFTGKAGFFMQGEWEISTAQSIKGLKFGMAPIPQLFDKPATQADSHTFILPRKDRTPEQKKAAMLFIKQMLEQSMTWAQGGHVPAYLPTYDSSAYKELTPQSNYASAAETAVFDDAAWYGGSGSTFENTVGAQLALVQQGSSSPAAAMSAIKSQLSTYLNTPSPL; this is encoded by the coding sequence ATGCCGAATCGACCCGTCCCACCCGTCCCACAGCTCCGAGGCGGCGCCTTCACCCGACGGAGCCTCCTCGCGGCCGGTGCCGCAGCGGCCACCGTGCTCCCCCTCGCCGCGTGCTCCAGCCCGATCGCCGCTGGCCTCGCCGGCAGCGCGCTCAACCCCGAGACCCTCGTGTTCTGGAACCTCTTCGGTGGCGGTGACGGCGCCCGCATGCAGGAGATGGAACGCGGGTACGCCAAGCAACACGGCGGATCCAGCTCGCTGCAGGCGACGACGTTCGCGTGGGGCAACCCGTACTACTCGAAGGTCACACTCGCCACCGTCGGGAACAAGCCGCCGGACGTCGCGATCTCCCACCTGACGCGTGCGAAGCCGCTCTGGGACGGCGACCTGCTCGACCCGATCACGTCCGACGACCTCGCCGGCGTCGGCCTCGCTGCGAGCGACTTCAACCAGAAGGCATGGACGGCGCAGAAGACCGACGGCAAGAACATCTGCGTGCCGCTCGACACTCACCCCTTCGTGCTCTTCTACAACGTTGACGTGTGCCAGAAGGCCGGCCTGCTCGACGGTGACGGCAAGCTCAAGGACCTCACCGGGCTGGAGGCGTTCGAGAGTGCCCTCGCCGCGGTCGCGAAGGTGACGGGCGGCACCGCGCTCAACGTGGCGAACGTCAGCGAGATCGCGACCCCATGGCGCTTCTTCTGGACGATGTACAACCAGATCGAGGGCGCGACGCCGTTCATCAGCGACGGCGGCGCGAAGCTGACCGTCAACGAGGACGCGTACACGAAGGTCACCGAGATGACCCAGAAGTGGGTGAAGAACGGCTGGCTGAACAAGGGCCTCGACTACGCCACCGCCCAGACCCTGATGTTCACCGGCAAGGCCGGCTTCTTCATGCAGGGCGAGTGGGAGATCAGCACGGCGCAGTCGATCAAGGGCCTGAAGTTCGGCATGGCGCCGATCCCGCAGCTCTTCGACAAGCCGGCGACCCAGGCCGACTCGCACACCTTCATCCTGCCGCGGAAGGACCGCACGCCGGAGCAGAAGAAGGCGGCGATGCTGTTCATCAAGCAGATGCTCGAGCAGAGCATGACGTGGGCGCAGGGCGGCCACGTCCCCGCGTACCTGCCGACCTACGACAGCTCCGCGTACAAGGAGCTCACGCCGCAGTCGAACTACGCATCCGCTGCCGAGACCGCCGTGTTCGACGACGCCGCCTGGTACGGCGGATCCGGTTCCACGTTCGAGAACACCGTCGGCGCACAGCTCGCACTCGTCCAGCAGGGCTCGAGCTCCCCCGCCGCCGCCATGAGCGCGATCAAGTCGCAACTGTCGACCTACCTCAACACCCCGAGCCCGCTGTGA